Proteins co-encoded in one Mastacembelus armatus chromosome 24, fMasArm1.2, whole genome shotgun sequence genomic window:
- the marcksa gene encoding myristoylated alanine-rich protein kinase C substrate a, producing MGAQLSKTTGTAETATEKPGEAAASPAKTNGQENGHVKANGDASPAAAENGKEEVQANGSATAEESPKEEAETAEAAPAEKEAAEGDKVEAASPAPTEGEAAKAEDGATPSTSNETPKKKKKRFSFKKSFKLSGFSFKKTKKETGEGAENEEVVAAAAAPTEEAKAEGTEETTATSEEAKPAEGEAAPAVEQAKEEVEAKPEASPAPVEKPAEETKEAASTEEPKAEDKPAEPVAEEVPKTEEATPASAEASTETPAAATEAAE from the exons ATGGGAGCGCAACTGTCCAAGACAACAGGAACGGCTGAAACCGCGACTGAAAAGCCCGGAGAGGCTGCTGCTTCACCTGCAAAGACCAATGGACAG GAAAATGGCCATGTTAAAGCAAATGGGGATGCCTCTCCTGCCGCTGCTGAAAATGGTAAAGAGGAGGTTCAGGCCAACGGCAGTGCCACAGCCGAGGAGAGCCCCAAAGAGGAGGCTGAGACTGCCGAGGCTGCCCCAGCTGAGAAGGAGGCTGCAGAAGGGGATAAGGTAGAGGCAGCATCTCCTGCTCCTACTGAGGGAGAGGCAGCAAAGGCAGAGGACGGTGCAACACCTTCCACTAGCAACGAGACccccaagaagaagaagaagaggttCTCCTTCAAGAAATCATTTAAGCTCAGCGGCTTTTCTTTCAAGAAGACCAAAAAGGAGACAGGAGAAGGGGCTGAGAACGAGGAGGtagtagctgctgctgcagcacccaCAGAGGAGGCCAAGGCCGAGGGCACAGAGGAAACGACAGCTACTAGCGAAGAGGCCAAGCCTGCTGAGGGGGAGGCTGCACCTGCTGTTGAGCAGGCcaaggaggaggtggaggccAAGCCAGAGGCATCACCAGCACCAGTAGAGAAACCTGCTGAGGAGACCAAGGAGGCTGCATCCACAGAGGAGCCAAAGGCTGAGGACAAGCCGGCTGAGCCTGTGGCCGAGGAGGTGCCCAAAACAGAGGAGGCTACCCCAGCCTCAGCGGAGGCATCAACGGAGACCCCGGCTGCAGCCACCGAGGCTGCAGAATAA